One Euphorbia lathyris chromosome 1, ddEupLath1.1, whole genome shotgun sequence DNA segment encodes these proteins:
- the LOC136203725 gene encoding reticulon-like protein B8 isoform X2 codes for MQWFSFGIAIMADKITAEKLLNNLAALADSIPRQKSVSFFEEETSSVTYRLNRLFGRQEPLHLLLGGGKSADVLLWRNKKISASVVTGATAIWVLFEWLNYHFLTLVCFGLVLGMLAQFVWRTALGLLNRSSPKVPRFVLSDDIFVNIGRTIGVEVNHALKLLQDVSTGGNLKQFLVVIASLWAAAVIGSWCNFLTVFYIGFVAAHTLPVLYERYEDEVDDFVYKVFEQLKGHHSKLGHYSKLVAGLLSKIPKGNLRGKKHQ; via the exons ATGCAGTGGTTTTCTTTTGGAATTGCAATCATGGCTGACAAAATTACAGCGGAGAAACTTTTAAATAATCTGGCAGCCCTTGCTGACAGTATTCCAAGGCAGAAATCTGTTTCTTTTTTTGAGGAAGAGACGAGCTCAGTAACTTATCGTTTGAATAGGTTGTTCGGACGCCAGGAGCCACTTCACCTTCTTCTGGGTGGCGGAAAAT CTGCTGATGTGCTCTTATGGAGGAATAAGAAGATCTCAGCTAGTGTGGTAACTGGTGCAACAGCCATCTGGGTACTATTTGAATGGCTTAATTATCATTTTCTGACACTTGTATGCTTTGGACTAGTTCTTGGTATGCTTGCTCAATTTGTTTGGAGAACGGCTTTGGGATTATTAAACAG GTCCTCCCCCAAGGTGCCCCGCTTTGTGCTGTCTGATGATATATTTGTCAATATTGGAAGAACGATTGGAGTGGAGGTTAACCATGCTTTAAAGTTGCTTCAGGATGTATCAACTGGAGGAAATCTGAAACAATTTCTTGTG GTTATAGCAAGCTTGTGGGCTGCTGCTGTCATTGGGAGCTGGTGCAATTTCCTAACAGTTTTCTATATTG GTTTTGTGGCTGCTCACACATTGCCAGTATTATATGAGAGGTATGAAGATGAAGTAGATGACTTTGTGTACAAAGTATTTGAACAGTTGAAGGGCCATCACAGTAAACTGGGTCATTACAGTAAACTGGTTGCTGGTCTTCTTAGTAAGATCCCAAAGGGGAATCTCAGAGGGAAGAAACATCAATAA
- the LOC136203725 gene encoding reticulon-like protein B8 isoform X3: MADKITAEKLLNNLAALADSIPRQKSVSFFEEETSSVTYRLNRLFGRQEPLHLLLGGGKSADVLLWRNKKISASVVTGATAIWVLFEWLNYHFLTLVCFGLVLGMLAQFVWRTALGLLNRSSPKVPRFVLSDDIFVNIGRTIGVEVNHALKLLQDVSTGGNLKQFLVVIASLWAAAVIGSWCNFLTVFYIGFVAAHTLPVLYERYEDEVDDFVYKVFEQLKGHHSKLGHYSKLVAGLLSKIPKGNLRGKKHQ, encoded by the exons ATGGCTGACAAAATTACAGCGGAGAAACTTTTAAATAATCTGGCAGCCCTTGCTGACAGTATTCCAAGGCAGAAATCTGTTTCTTTTTTTGAGGAAGAGACGAGCTCAGTAACTTATCGTTTGAATAGGTTGTTCGGACGCCAGGAGCCACTTCACCTTCTTCTGGGTGGCGGAAAAT CTGCTGATGTGCTCTTATGGAGGAATAAGAAGATCTCAGCTAGTGTGGTAACTGGTGCAACAGCCATCTGGGTACTATTTGAATGGCTTAATTATCATTTTCTGACACTTGTATGCTTTGGACTAGTTCTTGGTATGCTTGCTCAATTTGTTTGGAGAACGGCTTTGGGATTATTAAACAG GTCCTCCCCCAAGGTGCCCCGCTTTGTGCTGTCTGATGATATATTTGTCAATATTGGAAGAACGATTGGAGTGGAGGTTAACCATGCTTTAAAGTTGCTTCAGGATGTATCAACTGGAGGAAATCTGAAACAATTTCTTGTG GTTATAGCAAGCTTGTGGGCTGCTGCTGTCATTGGGAGCTGGTGCAATTTCCTAACAGTTTTCTATATTG GTTTTGTGGCTGCTCACACATTGCCAGTATTATATGAGAGGTATGAAGATGAAGTAGATGACTTTGTGTACAAAGTATTTGAACAGTTGAAGGGCCATCACAGTAAACTGGGTCATTACAGTAAACTGGTTGCTGGTCTTCTTAGTAAGATCCCAAAGGGGAATCTCAGAGGGAAGAAACATCAATAA
- the LOC136203725 gene encoding reticulon-like protein B8 isoform X1 has product MVSLFHSVQVIKTQPPSVIFCYLKTHNLCPNSAFHFAPRSPVAEKLLNNLAALADSIPRQKSVSFFEEETSSVTYRLNRLFGRQEPLHLLLGGGKSADVLLWRNKKISASVVTGATAIWVLFEWLNYHFLTLVCFGLVLGMLAQFVWRTALGLLNRSSPKVPRFVLSDDIFVNIGRTIGVEVNHALKLLQDVSTGGNLKQFLVVIASLWAAAVIGSWCNFLTVFYIGFVAAHTLPVLYERYEDEVDDFVYKVFEQLKGHHSKLGHYSKLVAGLLSKIPKGNLRGKKHQ; this is encoded by the exons ATGGTTTCTTTATTTCATTCCGTGCAAGTAATCAAAACCCAACCTCCTTCGGTTATCTTTTGTTACTTAAAAACGCATAATCTCTGTCCAAATTCAGCCTTCCATTTTGCCCCGAGATCTCCTGTTG CGGAGAAACTTTTAAATAATCTGGCAGCCCTTGCTGACAGTATTCCAAGGCAGAAATCTGTTTCTTTTTTTGAGGAAGAGACGAGCTCAGTAACTTATCGTTTGAATAGGTTGTTCGGACGCCAGGAGCCACTTCACCTTCTTCTGGGTGGCGGAAAAT CTGCTGATGTGCTCTTATGGAGGAATAAGAAGATCTCAGCTAGTGTGGTAACTGGTGCAACAGCCATCTGGGTACTATTTGAATGGCTTAATTATCATTTTCTGACACTTGTATGCTTTGGACTAGTTCTTGGTATGCTTGCTCAATTTGTTTGGAGAACGGCTTTGGGATTATTAAACAG GTCCTCCCCCAAGGTGCCCCGCTTTGTGCTGTCTGATGATATATTTGTCAATATTGGAAGAACGATTGGAGTGGAGGTTAACCATGCTTTAAAGTTGCTTCAGGATGTATCAACTGGAGGAAATCTGAAACAATTTCTTGTG GTTATAGCAAGCTTGTGGGCTGCTGCTGTCATTGGGAGCTGGTGCAATTTCCTAACAGTTTTCTATATTG GTTTTGTGGCTGCTCACACATTGCCAGTATTATATGAGAGGTATGAAGATGAAGTAGATGACTTTGTGTACAAAGTATTTGAACAGTTGAAGGGCCATCACAGTAAACTGGGTCATTACAGTAAACTGGTTGCTGGTCTTCTTAGTAAGATCCCAAAGGGGAATCTCAGAGGGAAGAAACATCAATAA